Below is a genomic region from Ketogulonicigenium vulgare WSH-001.
TTCCCGGAGCTAGAGCAAATCGGCGCTGCACGCGAGCTAGCGCGCCCGGTACCAAGCGGCAAAGACCTTGCCGCCATGTTTGACCGCCACGTAAAAAATACCCAACCCATCCAGAGACCGCTGGTGTAACCCGATGGGCTGGGCCGAAGGCTTAGGTTAAAGCTATTTCCGCCAGGCTTTCCAAAGCTCGATCGCTTGCTTGGGATCATTTACCGCGATCAAGATCCAACGCATGATGCCCTCGGCCGTCAGCGTGAGCATCGCGGCCGCCACAGCCTTGGGGGTATTGGTCATGGCTGACACCCAGTCCGTGGCCAGCCACGCTGCACCGACAGCGACGATCAAGGTACTGATCACCTGCCATGCGCCAAGCTGCTGTGTGGTGCGCACCTTGACGATAAGCGCGACCGCGACGCCGCCCCAGAATTCGGGGCTGCGCAAAGGTGATTGGTCTGACATATTGGCTCCAGCGCATGTAAGTTAACTGTCCGTTAACTATGTTTATTGTTTGATGGTCGCGGTTGGATGAGGGGGATCATCAAGATGACAACCGCCAGAGAGCAGAAGCTTTATGACGCATTACTCGACTACATCGCGTGCTACGGCCTTTCGAAGGCCGCGCGCGAAGCACTTCGGGAATACGAGGCAACTTCTCCAGCAAAACTGCAGGCCCGCGAATTGCGGCCAGTACTCCTGGAGTAATTACATCAGCCGCGATCCGATCACTGCACGCGGGGCGGCGCGTTGCGATAGGGATGGTTCGCGGGCAAGCGCTCCTCGAGGCCGTGACGCCAGTGCATGTAAGCCTCGATCAGATGGCGCGTGGCAAGATCCGGCACCACCCCCAGGGCGATGGCCCCAAGGATCGGCCCGACCCACTGGCGGTTGTTGTTTGCATCAAAGCCCCGACCGATACACCAAGAAGCGCTGGCACTAACCCCGAACGACATCGACCCCATCGGCATCGGGAAAATGCCCGACGACACCTCAGTATCAGCCGCGTTCAGCCGGATCGCACTCGTCCCGGATTGCACGGCATCCGGCTGCTGGAACGACACACGCGCAAGCGCAGCCTGCCCGTTACCGAGGATCTGCGTATAGATCGCACTGCCCGTTGACGTGCCACTGATGATCTCAACGCCCGTGGCAAATTCCGCGAGGATGAGCCACCACATCGGTGCAAAAGCCGCAGGCGGTTGCAGATATTGGTAGGCCGGGGACTTGTCCCAGATGACGGCAGGCATACCCCGAAATGTGCCAGCACGGGGCTGATTGGCGGCTGTGGGCTGGGTCATGTCCCGCACGCCAAACTTGTCGCGCCACGCGGTGACGTAATCCGCGCCGTTGCGCTCGACCGTGGTCCGATCCTCGCCCAGCCATAGTCCACCATTGGCCTTTTGCGGCGCGGTCAGCGCGCGCTCTGGCACCCACATCTGGATCGTATTGCTTTGCATGATTGTCACTTCCGCATCCTGAGAAATCGCCGCGCCCTCCAGCGCGGGGCTGATGATAAGGTCCCGGCCAATCGAGCCGGGGATCGCCACGCCGTCCGCAAACCACTGGCCGGGCAGGTTCGAGCGCAGCCGCGATCCGGCATAGCCCGCGCCCTGCACGATCCGAATGATCGGGCGATAATCGAGGCTGATGGCCGCGCCCTCATAAGCGGGCGTCATCTGCCAGCGCAGCCCCACCGCGCCGGGGATGTCGACGCCATCGGCCTGCCACTGGCCAAAGACGCTGGATTGATAGCTGCTGCCTGCATAGCCCGGATCGCCATCGCTGACCCAGATATGCGGATCCACCCGCAGGAATATCGCCGCACCCTCGAGGTCGGGCGTGATCATCAGCGCACCGCCCCAAGCGCCGGGGATGGCGACGCCGTCCGCATACCACTGGCCCTCGACGCTCGAGACGAGTTCTGCGCCCGCGTATCCGCTGCTGGACGCTAGCGAGATCACCGGCACCGCCCCCGCCCGCGCGCCTGCCAGCGCGGCAAGGGCGGTCAGGCCAAAGCCAAGGGCCAGCATTACCAGATTCCGACGAGGCCGGTGGCCGTGGTGCCCGAGGCCCAGACGCGCGAGACGCGCACCGGCAGCGGCACCCCCACGAGGATCGGCAGCACCACGGGATCGCCACCGCCGCGCATGGTCACCCGCACGTTACCCTCCCCCAGCGCATAGAGCGCGCGCGGGACATGCGGCAGATCATCGGTGTTCGAGGGCGTGATGCTGGCGGCATTGGATGCCGGGCTGTCCATGCCTACTGCATGGTGTTGAAAGGCGTCTGCCATGGTGTTCCTCACATGAGCATGGGGCAAAAGAAAAACCCGCCACAATGGGCGGGTTGGGGTTGGTTGACGTATACTTGTCGAACGCGGTGATCGATGTTCAATCCTTCATAAGGCACAATCGTCGAGAGTTAGACCCTTCAAACCCAGCTCATGTACCCAAGTTGGACGCCTACCACGCCCTGACCAAGTTTGAGCGGGATTGCTTGGATTGCGATAACGCGCAACACCACGAGGGGTTACCTCTTTCATTGACCTGATATCATCCGCAAGTTGGTTCAATGACAGTCCAAATCTCGAGACCGCATGCTCAGCCGCCCTAAGGGCGCACTTTCTATTCCTGTCATCCACGCTGACTAGCGCCTGATCAATTTCCACTAAGAGTTGAACCAGCTCGCGGCGATCGAGGCTATCTAAATCCATTTTTGTCCCCCTAACTGAACAGAAAGAAACCACCTATGGTCATATACAGCTCGTTCAGAGCACATCTGATGAATGTGTTTTCCATTCACTAATAAATGCTTAACGCCTACCGAAAGTTCCTTAGTTAGCTTGTCACTTAAGCAGCCCGTCGCTCAGCCCAACTCATCCTCCATCACCTTGGGCAAACTCACCCCATCCGCCTCAGCGCACCCTTCGGGCACATCCATGCCCGGATAGGCAGGAATCGCGAAGGTGCCCGGCGTGGCGGTCTCGCGCGGTTCTGCCCAGCGGGCGGTGACGCGGGCCTCGGGGGCGACCTCCTGCCCGTCGCGGTATTCCGGCAGGCCAGTCACCAGCGCGGTGGCGGCGGCTTCGGCAGCGATGATGGCGGCTTCGGCGCCCGTCCAATATTTCTGGGTCATGTCAGTCAATCCTTGGGCCAAGTGATTTGTAAGGGTGCGCGGCGGGCAGGCTATCCGCCTGCCCCCAGCTGTGGGCGAGGTATCCAGAAAGCCGGTCGTGGTCGTCAGCGCTCGGCTCATTGCTCAGGGCAATGACCTCCGCAATCAGACCATCCCAGCCAAAGCTGGCAGACTGGCCAGCACCGATGCCCCATGCGCGCAGCGCCTCACTGTTGCGGTGCGGGGCAGTGCCCAGAACGGCCCCCGCCATCGGCAGGACAGCAGCCGTCGGTGCGTGGCCATTCATGCGGACCAGCGGGGTTTGCTGCAATCCGTTTGTGTCGCGATTGCCGCGCACACGACCGGCACCGCTGCCGATCATGCCCCAAAGCGTCGCATAGCTGGCGAAGATGGTTTCGACGCCGGTTTTGTATTGCGCGACGGCGTAGACATACCGCCCGTAATGCGACGACGCCGCCAGCAGGTAGGTCTGTTCCTCCTGCGCGAAGGTCATCACCCTGCGCCCCATCTGCACGACCGTGCGCGGCTGAAGGCTTGCACTGGTCTGCAACATATCCCGCAAGCCGAAGCTGTCAGCGATGGCCGCCACACGATCATCAGCGGCAAGCTGGACACCGCGCCGCATCGACCACCAGCCCTCCTTAAGCGCGGCCGCAAGCACAGTCGGCGTCCACATCTGGATGCGGTTACTGCGCGGCGCGGTGAATGTGATGTAGCTGATCGCCGCGCCCTCGAGTGCGATGGTCATTGTCCATGTCTGACCGCGCGCGCCGGGGATGGGCAGGCCGTCCGCATACCACTGCCCGCCCCCGCGCGACGCGCTGTAGACAGAGCCAGCGAAGCCCGCGCCCGAGGTGATCGAGATCTCGACCGACTGGGGCTGAATCGCGATATCATACTGGATCACCGCGCCCTCATAGGCATCGGTCATGACCCATGTCTGGTCTGTCGCGCTATGGATTGGCACGCCATCGGCAAACCACTGACCACCGGGCTGCGTGGCCGCATAGACCGACCCAGCGTAACCGCTGCCAGATGCGAGCGAGATCTCGGGCGGCTTGGCCCACATCAGCACGGCCCCGCGCCGCAGCTCAGTCACATCGCGGCCCGCGATGCGCAGGGCGCGGATCTTTGCAAAGTCCAATTCGATCATTTGACCCTCGCATACCAATGTAGCGGATTGGGATCGGCCGGCGGCGGCCAGCTGCCCCCCTCGACCAGCGTCACCGTGACGCCGAAGGGCACCGGCACGCCAAGCAGATCAGCCAAAGCGAAGGGGCCGGGGCCGTCGATAAAAATGCTGCCAATAGTGGTGATCCGTTCGCGCGGCAGGACATAGGCTACGTCATAGACAACACCCTGCCCCAAGTCCTGCCGGAACAGCGAGGCACTGAACGCGCCGCCCGTCACCGTTACATCGATCGGCGCGCCGGTGATGATCGCAGCGCCGCTCTTGTCCCAGCCGCGCGGGGTAAAGCGGATCAGGCTCAAATTCTGCGGCGCACCCGCGATATCGCGCAGCTCGCCCGTAACCGTGACGGTCGTGATCGCCATGACTGGCCTTTCTATTGGATAGGTTTGGGCAAAGAAAAACCCGCCTCAAAGGGCGGGTTCGGGCTAACAATGCTAGCCACTGAAGGAAGCTTAATAGGGGCAAAGCCGCCACTAAACGGCAAGTCGACAGTCAGGCTTTTGCCTGTTCTCCTATCTCATTGTAAGCACGACCTTACACGACCACTGCCAATCTCTCGGCACACCGGAGACCAATATGAACGAGTTGCAGAAGGCCGCAGCCGGACTGCTATATGATGCAAATTACGACCCTGCCTTGCTCGCGAAACGTCGCGCCGCTAAGCGCATCCTATTCGAAATTAACAATCTGCATCCCGACGAGGACGAGAAACGGACACAGCTGCTGAAGGGTCTGCTCGGCAAAACCGGCCAGAACATCACGTTCGACGGCCAATTCCATTGCGATTACGGATTTAACATCGAGGTCGGCGAAAACTTCTATGCCAACGTGAACCTTGTGATCCTTGACGGAGCGAAGGTTACCATCGGCAACAACTGCTTCATCGCACCGAATGTTGGCATCTACACCGCTGGTCATCCGCTAGATGCCGAAAGGCGTAACAAGGGGTTAGAATACGCGCATCCCATCACTATTGGAGATGATGTCTGGATTGGCGCTGGCGTGACGGTGTTGCCAGGCGCGTCGATTGGTTCGGGCAGTGTAATCGCCGCCGGTTCGGTTGTCCGTGGAGAGGTGCCGCCAAATGTCATCTGCGGCGGAAATCCCGGGAATGTCATTCGCGAAATAAATGAACGCGACAGTCAGAAGTATCGCTGACGTCCCCTTTACCCCGGCAGATCCGGCCACCTCACCTGCGCCGGATCTGTAAGGTTGCCGGGCAGATCTCGCAGCGCCTGCCGATAGGCGAGCCACGCGGCGCGCGCCTCATCGCTTTGCGGGTAGTCTGGCTGGCTGCGATAGTCGCAGGCCGCGAGCAGCCGCGTGCGCTCCATCCGCAGCTGCGCCCATTGGTAGGTATCGAGATCAGGATTGATGACCCAATCCCATGCGACAGGGTCCCAGACATGGCGATCATCCGGGCGCGGCGGCAGCTCGACCGGCATCCCCCGCACCCAATGCGTCGCAGCCGACCAGTATCCCTGCAGAAGTCCAAAGCCCGCAGGGACACTGATTGTCGGATCGGCGACCACAAACGCCGCGATCTCTCCGGTATCCAGCCGATAAAGGGTAAACGGCACCTCTTGCTGCATGGCTATCTCCGGAATTGGTGCGCCGACAGATAGCGCTGGTAAACATTCGAGGCGTGCACCACCGTCCGCGCCATCAAAGTGTAGGTCGTCGGACCTTGGCCTGTATCCCAGTCGACAAAGTTAATGACCGATGACTGCCGCCATGCGCCACCATAACCGTAGGACCCACCGACCTGCTGACCATTGCGCAGGAGCCACACAACGATCCGCATGTCCGTCGAGCTGCCATCAAGCTGTGCATTCGCGGTGATCATCGTGGCGAGGCCGCGCCGATCGACAGTCAGCTCGAGCAGCGGGTAGTCCGCCGAGTTGGTGACAAAGGTCGGACTGCTTGGCTCCCAATACGCATAAGCCGGGACGGTCACCGCATTGCCCGCGATCTGCAATGTGTTGACCGCAAGATCCGCGATCGCGCCGTTTGCCGCGGTGACGGAATTGGCCGCCATCTTGTCCGCAGTGACGATTTGGGACGTTAGGTGTTGGGTTTGGATGCCGCCCTCGACGATGAGCAGCACGGCGTTGCGCTCCAGCAGTTGCGCTGACCCGATGTTGAGGACAGGCCGACCATAACTGGGGTCGATGTAGACCTCGAGCTTTGCCGTTTTCGCAGTGGCGGGAGAGGTGCCACTGACACTGAACCGGTTGATCCACGCAGCGCCATGCAAAGCGATGTGGCCGAGCTCTCCGACGTAGTTTCCATCCCTGTCCAGATAGGTAATCCGGAACAAAGTCCTGCTCCCACCGCTCACCCAGTAGCCCAATTCGAACGAATAGGACGTGGCGCTTTTGATCGGAAACACTTCGCCACTTAGAACCCAGGCCCAAGGATTCCCTGTGACCGTGCTAGGCGCGGTATTCAGCTGGATCCCTACCCCTTGCGGCCCGTAATTATTGCCATTTTGCGTATCGACAAAGCGCTGCTGGAATACGACGCCTTGCGCGGCGTTCCAGAACCACGAGCGCCCGCCCTGCCCGACCGGCGTGCCGAGATCCTGATAGAGATAATCCGGCACCAAGGAGCCGCCAGTGATCAGCACATGATGCGCGCGAAGTGCACCTGTGGCGATCTCTCGCGCCCCAACGGCGCCCGCCATGAACGCAGCACCCGTCAGGGTGTTGACGACGATATCGCCGCCATCGGTCTTATTAGACCATGCGCCAAGCTCGCTATCCCAACGATAGATCTTTTGATCTGTCGTCAGCACCAGCATGTCGCCGACCGAGCCTGTGGCCGGCAGCACATCGACCACCTCTGGCACCGTGAGGCCCGCCGCAAACTTTGTTTTATCAAGCGACGCCGCAGAGACCCCAGCAAAGACATTCTGCGTCCAAACCCCCGCCGCTGCATCCCAGCGCCAGATCTCGCCCGTGGTGCGGATCATCACCAGCTGATCGGCCCGCGCCCCCGCATCGGGCAGCGCATCCACAGGCTGAATGCCCTGCGCCGCCGCCATCTCCTCAATCCGGGCGACAAAGCCGTCCGGCAGATCGCCCTCCTGCATCTGGATCGCGGGCGTGGTGACCGTGATCCAGCCCGACCAGACATAGCCGCCGGTCAGCTCGGACATCAGCGCACCGCGCACCTCGTAGACAGACGCCGGTGCAACGCCGGTGATCCGCCACTGATAGGGCCGATCATAGGGGCGCATGACGTCAAAGGTCGGCTCGCTTGCTCCCAGACGCCTTGCCTGAATGCGCGCTTGCGCGATGCCTATGGCATCGCCCGCGCAGCCGACGCGGATCGCAGCGACCCGCCCCACGCCTGCATCATCGGCTACCTCGTCGCCGACCGCCGTCCAGCCGTCGATGGCCTGCACCCACGGGATCTCCGGCACCGGGGCCACGCTATCATAGGGCAGCTCGAAGCTCGGCGACCAATCGTAATCGGCGGGATCGACCTCGCGCAGGCGCACGGTGACATTCATGCCGGGCAGCTTGGTCACCTGCTCAACGACGAACTGCTTTGCGTCATAGCCGTTGCGGGCGCTGGTCCAGCTGATCGTGTCCACCAGCGGCTCAAGCGCATAGGCGCCGGGATGCAGGCTGAACTCCACGATAGTATCGCGGCGATAGTCCTCGAGCTGCGCCCGCATCAGCCGTTGCACCTGGTGCGGATAGGGCACCGCCGGATAGCTGAGCGAGGTCGGCAGATGCCGCCCGCCGTCAGCCGCCACGCCCGCTTCCGAGATATACTCGGGCGCATCGCGCGAGGCCCACTTGGCGGTGGGGTCCGGGAAGGTCGCCGTGATCGCATTGAACGTCTGGCTTGCCGGCGCAAAGGGCGTCAGGCTCTGCCCCTCGCTGATGACGATATCCGCATCGGTGATGGCAAACACCGGCGCGGCCGGCAGGCCGACCACGGGCTTTAGCATCCCCCCGACCTCGGCATAGCGCATGTTTGCGCCCTTGCCGATTTCCTCCATCACCCCCAGCGGCTCATCGCTGACCGTGATTTGCAGACCGGCGCGGTAGGCCGGTTCCGTGCCGCCCTCGGCCAGCGCGACCGGCATGTCGCAGGCGTTCATTGCCGCCATCCATTCGGCCAGCGGCAGACGCCACTGCGCCATGTTCTTGCCGCCGAACAGCCATTCATCGCCCCAGTAGATCCCGCGTGCGATATTGTAGCTGATCACCGCCGCATTGCGGCTGGGCTGATAGGTCGCGCGCTGGCCCCAGCGCTGCGCGCCCTGCCCGCCCGCCGTGCTGTCATAGCGCGGGTCATAGAGCGGCAGCGGCTCCGGCTCCCATAGATAGGTCGGATAGCTGGTCAGCGTCTCGCTATCAAAGCGCGTGGTGACGATGACATAGGTCTTGCCGGTGCCGATATGGTTGGCCGTCCACGGGTAATCTGCATCCTCGCCAAATGCCCACAGCAGGAACGGATCAGCGGCGGTTTGCGTGCCGTCGATCCATTTGACCCAGATCCGCGCGCCGAGGTCGCCCTCGCCCTCGTCATCCTTCATATTCGACAGCGGCCAGCCGACAACGGTATGGGTGGCAGGTACTGCGCCAATATCATGCGCGGGCAGCGAACGGATACTGGACGGGCCAAAGAGCGAAAGACCCGTGACGACTGTTCCGACTTTGCCCGCGACCAGGTCGGCGCGCTCATCATTGACCCATGCGCCCGCAAAGCCCTGTGGCAGGCTCGAGATCTCGATCACCTCGGTGATGAACCGCGTCTCGCGGCCCCATTTGGCGATAAACCGGCGCTTGCCCGCCGTCGCGAAGTCGCCGGCGGTGAAGGTCAGCGCGGTATCGTCGCCGAATTCGACATCGAACTTCACATCGTAATTTTGGCCCTGCTGCGCCGCCACGCCGGTCAGCGCCGCGCCAAGGATGCCGGTGCCGAGGCTGACAACCGCGCTAGCCAAAAACGCGCCTATGGTGGCACCCGCCCAGCCAAAGACATTGACGGCAAGCCAGCCCGTCACCGGGTCAGCCGCAGCCGGGGCGGCCACGCTCATCAGCGCGACCACCGTCAGGACCAGCGTCCAGATGCGTGTCATATTAACCTACCTTGAAAGCCCGCTTGATCTGGTCGCGCGGAACCCGCGCGTGACCTGTCTTGTCCAGCACGATCACGCTGGAGATATCGATGACCCCGAGCGCGCCGATCTGCCCCTCGCCGTCCAGCAGCGCCAGATCACCGATCTGGGCGAAGGCCGGATGCACTTCTGGCAGCAGCGCCGCCATCGCATCGCCCAGGCTCTCATAGCCCGCCTTGCGCAGCACACGCAGCGCGCCAGTGGGTGTTTTGTAATTGGCCCAGGCGGGGCGCAGATCTTCGCCCGTGATCGCCTCGACCGCGCCGGCCGCCAAGCCCAGCCCGCAATCATGGCGGCCCCACTCAAACGGATGATCCCGCTGGATATCGAGCGCATGGCTGAGACGCGCCCGCCAGTCCGGCAGGCGGGTCAGCGATCCTTTTTGTACCATTGGACAGACCTCGATCCGATGACCGCGGCGAATTCGCAAAAGCGGTCGATAAGGTTACGACGCTTCTGATGGGCGTCGGATGATTTGGCGGGGTTGCGCGCGGTCAGCTGCCACATGATCTCGGAGCGGATCTGATAGGTGATGCCGCCCTCGCCGTTTTCGCCCGGCGTATTGATCGGCCCCGCGTCGATGATGCCGACCCATTGCAGCTGGGGCGCGGCCGTAAACGCGCCGCCTGTCATGGTGGTGGCGTGGATCTCGCAATAGGCCAGCCGCAGATCATAGCCCCGCGCCAGCAGCTGCGCGGCATCCACCCCTTGGCTGGTCGAGACCGCCACCGGGTTATCGGTCAGATCGCCGACATAGGTCAGATCCTCGACCTTGAGGTTTACCCCGCCGAAGTAGTGCCGCGAGACGTTACTGCCATCGGGCTGCGTTAGCGTCAGCGTGATATCCTCATCGCCAGACCACAGCCCGATCGGCACTTCCGCGCCGCCAGCACGCGGCCGCGCCAGCACCCAGAAAAAGTAAACGGGGGCAATGCCCCCGTCCCGCGCCGCCGTAAGGCTGGCCGCAAATTGTGCGTCGTATGTGCGCATTATCATTTTCCTAGAAAGGCTTAGGCAAGGGTAGACATCTGACAAACCCTTGAGTCATTATCTGGCCACGCAACCTATAAGGGAGTGACACGCCATGATTGACGGTTTTTATAGTGTTGAGTTCGAGACGGTGTTGGGTTCCGGCGGAGGCGTCGTCGTCCTCGAGGACGGCAGCCTGCGCGGCGGCGATTCCAAGCGATATTTCCTTGGAAGCTATCGCATAGAAGATCAGAAGCTGTTGGCCGATGTGCACGTCGGAACACATATGGACAAACTCGACATTCCGCCGGTCTTCGGGGTTAATGAACTCGACCTGAAGATCACCGGAAAATTGACAGCTAGTGCAGCAATTGAAGGCACGGCGCGTAGTCCCCAACGCCCGGACAGCGTCATGGTGTTCAACATGAAGCGCATATCGGGCTGATCATCGCTTTTCCAACATGGTGACGCTCGCGCCGGTCGCCGCTGAACCGCGCCGATAGCTATAGGGCGTGTATCCGTCGTCCGGCACGAACATGCGGCAGACAGGGCGCAACAGTTCGATCTGCGCCCCGACTTGCAGCGACAACGGCGGATAGGGATAGACCGCCACCTGCACACTGCCACCCGCCACCGCGCCGCCGTCCGCGATCTCGCCCAGGTAATAGCGCCCCGTGCCCCAAGGCGCACTGAACCGATCGCCGGCCGCGAACTCAAACCCCGCAGGCAAGCCCGAGAATGTGATCCGTGTGCGATCAGCCGAGAAGCCCGCGACCCGCACGTCGGCATTCACCAGATGCGCCGGCGCGCCAATCGCTGGCCCGCTGTAGGTCGGATCGGCCCACAGAAAAGCCCGATTGGTGCCGAGCGCCCGGAACCGCGCATCGGTGCTCCGCGCGCGGCCGATGCAGTCGCGCGAGAGGTTATTGAGGTCAAAGCTGGCTGTCCACAGCGGCGGCGCGAGCTCAGCCGCCCACCGCCGCCCGTCGCCACCGCCGGACATCTCGTCATAGCGTTGCAGCTTCAGACTGACCTCTGCGCGCGTGGCGATCAGATCGCCGAGGAAAGCCAGCGGGTAGAGATCCGGCAGGGTCATCTGGTCTTCCTTCTTTCTACCATTGCATTGCGGACTTTGACATTGAACCGCTTGTCATAATCGCTGAGCACTTGTGTCATAGCGGCTCTGGCGCCGACGGCGGCGCGCTCTTCGATCGCGGCATCCCCTTGCGCTCCGCTGACATCGACCGTGATCGCCACCGACATGGACTGCGGGCCGGCATGGTCAGCAGTGGTCAAGCTGGACATCG
It encodes:
- a CDS encoding spike base protein, RCAP_Rcc01079 family, with translation MADAFQHHAVGMDSPASNAASITPSNTDDLPHVPRALYALGEGNVRVTMRGGGDPVVLPILVGVPLPVRVSRVWASGTTATGLVGIW
- a CDS encoding H-NS histone family protein; the encoded protein is MDLDSLDRRELVQLLVEIDQALVSVDDRNRKCALRAAEHAVSRFGLSLNQLADDIRSMKEVTPRGVARYRNPSNPAQTWSGRGRRPTWVHELGLKGLTLDDCAL
- a CDS encoding sugar O-acetyltransferase, which gives rise to MNELQKAAAGLLYDANYDPALLAKRRAAKRILFEINNLHPDEDEKRTQLLKGLLGKTGQNITFDGQFHCDYGFNIEVGENFYANVNLVILDGAKVTIGNNCFIAPNVGIYTAGHPLDAERRNKGLEYAHPITIGDDVWIGAGVTVLPGASIGSGSVIAAGSVVRGEVPPNVICGGNPGNVIREINERDSQKYR
- a CDS encoding tail fiber assembly protein encodes the protein MQQEVPFTLYRLDTGEIAAFVVADPTISVPAGFGLLQGYWSAATHWVRGMPVELPPRPDDRHVWDPVAWDWVINPDLDTYQWAQLRMERTRLLAACDYRSQPDYPQSDEARAAWLAYRQALRDLPGNLTDPAQVRWPDLPG
- a CDS encoding phage tail protein, producing the protein MTRIWTLVLTVVALMSVAAPAAADPVTGWLAVNVFGWAGATIGAFLASAVVSLGTGILGAALTGVAAQQGQNYDVKFDVEFGDDTALTFTAGDFATAGKRRFIAKWGRETRFITEVIEISSLPQGFAGAWVNDERADLVAGKVGTVVTGLSLFGPSSIRSLPAHDIGAVPATHTVVGWPLSNMKDDEGEGDLGARIWVKWIDGTQTAADPFLLWAFGEDADYPWTANHIGTGKTYVIVTTRFDSETLTSYPTYLWEPEPLPLYDPRYDSTAGGQGAQRWGQRATYQPSRNAAVISYNIARGIYWGDEWLFGGKNMAQWRLPLAEWMAAMNACDMPVALAEGGTEPAYRAGLQITVSDEPLGVMEEIGKGANMRYAEVGGMLKPVVGLPAAPVFAITDADIVISEGQSLTPFAPASQTFNAITATFPDPTAKWASRDAPEYISEAGVAADGGRHLPTSLSYPAVPYPHQVQRLMRAQLEDYRRDTIVEFSLHPGAYALEPLVDTISWTSARNGYDAKQFVVEQVTKLPGMNVTVRLREVDPADYDWSPSFELPYDSVAPVPEIPWVQAIDGWTAVGDEVADDAGVGRVAAIRVGCAGDAIGIAQARIQARRLGASEPTFDVMRPYDRPYQWRITGVAPASVYEVRGALMSELTGGYVWSGWITVTTPAIQMQEGDLPDGFVARIEEMAAAQGIQPVDALPDAGARADQLVMIRTTGEIWRWDAAAGVWTQNVFAGVSAASLDKTKFAAGLTVPEVVDVLPATGSVGDMLVLTTDQKIYRWDSELGAWSNKTDGGDIVVNTLTGAAFMAGAVGAREIATGALRAHHVLITGGSLVPDYLYQDLGTPVGQGGRSWFWNAAQGVVFQQRFVDTQNGNNYGPQGVGIQLNTAPSTVTGNPWAWVLSGEVFPIKSATSYSFELGYWVSGGSRTLFRITYLDRDGNYVGELGHIALHGAAWINRFSVSGTSPATAKTAKLEVYIDPSYGRPVLNIGSAQLLERNAVLLIVEGGIQTQHLTSQIVTADKMAANSVTAANGAIADLAVNTLQIAGNAVTVPAYAYWEPSSPTFVTNSADYPLLELTVDRRGLATMITANAQLDGSSTDMRIVVWLLRNGQQVGGSYGYGGAWRQSSVINFVDWDTGQGPTTYTLMARTVVHASNVYQRYLSAHQFRR
- a CDS encoding DUF6950 family protein; amino-acid sequence: MVQKGSLTRLPDWRARLSHALDIQRDHPFEWGRHDCGLGLAAGAVEAITGEDLRPAWANYKTPTGALRVLRKAGYESLGDAMAALLPEVHPAFAQIGDLALLDGEGQIGALGVIDISSVIVLDKTGHARVPRDQIKRAFKVG
- a CDS encoding GrlR family regulatory protein — encoded protein: MIDGFYSVEFETVLGSGGGVVVLEDGSLRGGDSKRYFLGSYRIEDQKLLADVHVGTHMDKLDIPPVFGVNELDLKITGKLTASAAIEGTARSPQRPDSVMVFNMKRISG